The genomic DNA CCGCTGCCGGACTGGTCGGCCCAGTCACCCATTCCCCGCTCCCTTGCGGTCCGCTTGCCGTACGCCGGTCAGCTTCGGTCGTCGCCGTCCGGCGTGGACGCCGTGGGTCTGCCGCCGAAGGACAGTCGCATCATGTGGGCGTGCCCGCACCGCGGGCAGGAGCCGTCTGGGCCGACGGCGGTGGGGCGGCACTTGAGGCGGCAGGCCGGGCACTTGTACCAGGCGACGCCGGAGCCGTGCAGCGGAATGATTCTCACGCAAGCCTCCCTCACCTCACGTATAGAGTTGCTAATCTTAGCAATTGCTGAGGTTGTTACTACTGGTTTCGGGCAGCTCGGTTCTCGCGCGGATTCGGTGTGGCCGGTGCCGCAGGCGAGGATGGGCCGCATGTGTGTGACGAGTGGGTGGATGCGATGCGCCGAGGACGGTCGGGTGCGGCCGTGCTGCTGCATCGGGGAGGCGACGACGCGATGAGTACGCCGCTGTACCAACTGAAGGCCGAGTTCTTCAAGACGCTCGGTCACCCGGCCCGTATCCGGGTGCTGGAGCTGCTGAGCGAGCGCGAGCACGCGGTGGCGGAGATGCTGCCCGAGGTGGGCATCGAGGCGGCGCACCTCTCCCAGCAGCTGGCGGTGCTGCGGCGGGCGAACCTCGTGGTGACCCGCAGAGAGGGCTCCACCGTGTACTACTCGCTGACCAGCCCTGACATTGCCGAGCTGCTTCGGGTCGCCCGCGGCATCCTGTCCGGGGTGCTCGCCGGGCAGGCCGAACTCCTCGCCGACCTGCAGGCCGCCCAGGGACAGGCCAAACCGCCGTCGTAGCGGCGGCCCCCGATCGGTGGCCGTCTCCCGAGAGCTGGACAGCGCTCTACGGCACCGGGAGGCGGCCGCCTTTGCCCCCAAGTGCCATATCCCCGCTCGCGGGTGGCCGGTCGGACACCCGCGGACAAGACCTCACCGTGCCGGGGAGGGTTCATGGGCCTGTTGAGCAAGATCCGGGACACCGGGCGGATGGCCGAGCCCGCCCCGCCCAAACCGGAGGGCGAACAGCCGCTCGCTGCCAGGGAGTTCGGCGGCTCGGTGCAGGTGCGGTGTGTGGACGCGGGGTCCTGCAACGGCTGCGAGATCGAGATCGCCGCGGCCTTCAACCCGGTCTACGACGCCGAGCGGTACGGCGCCCGCATGGTGGCCTCGCCCCGGCACGCGGACGTGGCCCTGGTGACCGGTCCGGTCACGCGGAACATGGCCGAACCGCTGCGCCGCACGGTCGCCGCGATGGCGGAGCCGCGGCTGATGGTTGCGGTCGGGGACTGTGCGATCAACTGTGGGGAGTTCGCGGGCGGTTACGGCGTCGTGGGTGCCGTCTCCGATGTCGTACCGGTGGATCTTCAGGTTCCCGGGTGCCCGCCGGAGCCCGGCGAGATCGTCGCGGCGCTGCGGAGAGTGACCGGGCGGTGAGCGTGATTCCGGCCGCCCTCGCGACGGCCATCGGACTGGGCGGCGCGGGCGCGCTGGCCGGAGTCGTGCTGCCGTATCGGCTGCGCGTTCCTGTCGTTGGAGCCCTGACGGCAGGGGTGGGGGCGAGCGGTTGTGCGGCGGGTGTGGCTGCACTGGGCGGAGGCAACTGGACGGCCACGTTCCCGGGGGTGCTGCCGCTGGCCGGAACGTATCTGGCGGTGGGTTCGTTGGCGGGCCTGTTCACGGCGGTGGCGGGGGCCGTCGTAACTGCGGTCGCGGTGTACGGCATCGGGTACGCGGCAGGGCATGGCGCGCACGGACTCGGCTCGCGCACCGCGCAAACGGCGCTGCCGTTGTTCGCCCTCACTCTGGTGCTGGTGCCCGTGGCGGCTTCGGTGTCCACCTTCCTGGTGCTGTGGGAGGTGATGGCGCTCGCGTCGCTGCTGCTGGTGCTGGCCGAGCACCGGGAGCGGGCCTCGGTCCGTCTGGCGGACGTCTGGTACGCGGTGATGACGCACCTCGGCCTTGTGCTAGTGCTCGCCGGGTTCGCCGCCGGGCAGCGTGTGGCCGAGTTCCTCGGCGTCGAGATCGAGGTGGGGCTGGCGCATCGCGGTGGACGTTACGAACACCACTTGTCCGAAGCGCCGCTTGACCATGTCCGGGAGTGTCGGCCGGGCGCCCGGGGGAGGAGGTTGGGCGGCAACAGCTCATGCTCTGTGCGTGATCTGCCCCGCTCTGCGTCAGCGGGCGATGGAGAGTGCGAAGGGCGTGAATCCGGTGGATCGGATCACGTGGGGTACGAACAGGATCGCGGCCTCCGTGGCGCGGGCGGTCCGGATTCCGCCGAGATCGGTGATCCACTCCTTGCGCCAGCCCAGGTCGGTGAGGAGTTCGCGCACGGTCTGCTTGGCCTGCGGGTCCTCGCCGGAGAGGAAGGCGCTGGG from Streptomyces sp. NBC_01478 includes the following:
- a CDS encoding NADH-quinone oxidoreductase subunit B family protein codes for the protein MGLLSKIRDTGRMAEPAPPKPEGEQPLAAREFGGSVQVRCVDAGSCNGCEIEIAAAFNPVYDAERYGARMVASPRHADVALVTGPVTRNMAEPLRRTVAAMAEPRLMVAVGDCAINCGEFAGGYGVVGAVSDVVPVDLQVPGCPPEPGEIVAALRRVTGR
- a CDS encoding ArsR/SmtB family transcription factor yields the protein MSTPLYQLKAEFFKTLGHPARIRVLELLSEREHAVAEMLPEVGIEAAHLSQQLAVLRRANLVVTRREGSTVYYSLTSPDIAELLRVARGILSGVLAGQAELLADLQAAQGQAKPPS